A part of Arcobacter sp. F2176 genomic DNA contains:
- a CDS encoding c-type cytochrome: protein MKKVLLLTSILACVAFANPYAKCVACHGANGEKAALGKSKIMKDMTKAEIVSALKGYKDGTYGGPMKGLMKGQVASLSDADIQAIADKIGK from the coding sequence ATGAAAAAAGTTCTACTTTTAACTTCAATCTTAGCATGTGTTGCATTTGCTAATCCATATGCAAAATGTGTTGCTTGTCATGGAGCAAATGGTGAAAAAGCTGCTTTAGGAAAATCAAAAATAATGAAAGACATGACTAAAGCTGAAATTGTTTCTGCTTTAAAAGGATATAAAGATGGAACTTATGGTGGACCAATGAAAGGTTTAATGAAAGGTCAAGTTGCTTCTTTAAGTGATGCTGATATTCAAGCAATCGCTGACAAAATCGGAAAATAA
- a CDS encoding AMP-binding protein translates to MSINCIRRLIEDAAISHPNKNALILSEKSLTYKDLLTKVNQVAFYLNELDLPKGSRIGIYSNKKIEQVIAILAILSTDYVLVPLTKLLKPDQVKYIIKDCDIKCIITDKIKENSIEDISFDGHVISYETTHKDVPSFEEIFKYYNKPYICEINGHGNAVITYSFGITGTPKGIVISHRNLIDSARVVSQYLSLEENDVISGILLFNLDYGLNQIFCSLYKRATLALHRFILAGDFFNHLINDNVTVIPLMPISVTHMFDEESHRLPSVELLSNVRIITSSGGNLTHKMVNDVQKYFKNAKIFSMHGLTEAFRSTYLDPSQINIRPNSIGKSIPDVELYVIDENGNECPPRVVGELIHRGGYIYKGFWNAPIETKERFKSVNILKNVINLEGQLRDEVVVKTGDYVYKDEEGYLYFVSRHDDMIKTRGFRVSPYEIESVTINNIPQIEQCAVFSIENEEIEEEIVLVYSARSELSSKEISFELKKHLASYMIPLRIIYKKSLPLIPSDKNKINKNQLKAELLDFLK, encoded by the coding sequence ATGTCTATAAATTGTATTAGGAGATTAATTGAAGATGCTGCAATCTCACATCCAAATAAAAATGCTTTAATTCTAAGTGAAAAAAGTTTAACATATAAAGATTTATTAACAAAAGTAAATCAAGTGGCTTTTTATCTAAATGAGTTAGATTTACCAAAAGGAAGCAGAATTGGTATTTACTCAAATAAAAAGATTGAACAAGTAATAGCTATCTTAGCTATTTTATCAACTGATTATGTACTAGTACCTCTTACAAAACTACTTAAACCAGACCAAGTAAAATACATAATAAAAGATTGTGATATAAAATGTATTATAACTGATAAGATAAAAGAAAATTCAATCGAAGATATTAGTTTTGATGGACATGTTATATCTTATGAGACAACACACAAAGATGTACCCTCATTTGAAGAGATTTTCAAATACTACAATAAACCATATATTTGTGAAATAAATGGACATGGGAATGCCGTAATTACTTACTCTTTTGGAATAACAGGAACGCCAAAAGGAATAGTTATTTCACATAGAAATTTAATAGATAGTGCAAGAGTTGTATCACAATATCTAAGTTTAGAAGAAAATGATGTAATATCTGGAATTTTGCTATTTAATTTAGATTATGGACTAAATCAAATTTTTTGTTCTTTATATAAAAGAGCTACCTTAGCTTTACATAGATTTATTCTTGCAGGTGATTTTTTTAATCACCTAATAAATGATAATGTTACAGTTATTCCACTTATGCCAATTAGTGTCACACATATGTTTGATGAAGAATCACATAGACTTCCTAGTGTTGAGTTATTAAGTAATGTTAGAATTATTACTTCATCTGGTGGTAATTTAACTCATAAAATGGTAAATGATGTACAAAAATATTTTAAAAATGCAAAAATTTTCTCAATGCATGGTTTAACAGAAGCATTTAGATCTACATATTTAGATCCAAGCCAAATAAATATAAGACCAAACTCTATAGGAAAATCAATACCAGATGTAGAATTATATGTAATTGATGAAAATGGTAATGAGTGTCCTCCAAGAGTTGTAGGTGAATTAATTCACAGAGGTGGATATATCTATAAAGGTTTTTGGAATGCACCTATTGAAACAAAAGAGAGATTTAAATCAGTTAATATCCTTAAAAATGTAATCAATCTAGAGGGACAACTAAGAGATGAAGTTGTTGTAAAAACAGGTGATTATGTTTACAAAGATGAAGAAGGATATTTATACTTTGTCTCAAGACATGATGATATGATTAAAACAAGAGGATTTAGAGTAAGTCCATATGAAATAGAATCAGTTACTATAAATAATATACCACAAATAGAACAATGTGCAGTTTTCTCAATAGAAAATGAAGAGATAGAAGAAGAGATTGTTTTAGTATATAGTGCTAGAAGTGAATTATCTTCAAAAGAGATTAGTTTTGAGTTGAAGAAGCATCTAGCTTCGTATATGATTCCCCTTAGAATAATTTACAAGAAATCATTACCTTTAATTCCTAGTGATAAAAATAAAATTAACAAAAACCAACTTAAAGCAGAATTGCTTGATTTTTTAAAATAG
- a CDS encoding glutamate mutase L, producing the protein MSQLTNKLLIDVGSTYFKVSSSKGVEQHFRDFNKDIYDDLTYKCGDTIKTYEKENVYICSSANGGLSTLIIGVTNSFSLKYATNIAFNSGINIIDTILYQDIESSSIPSDLIDVVIVVGGIDSVCDIFGKELFDYLEKIKYSNIVYVGSSKDRDMLQKNIQDLVVLANIIDDKLHIVEENLKEYLTNLYQADIMGKEDIKHLYEITSNQIYSTPYIVNKTLPFINSKFSVVNPYILIDIGGATTDIHYSKDLVDENIVTTNEYDRLVFKKLGVFKSKESLIFSAKNNEFVYELLSHLKVTENIFEEQSEKALRILMQLAIFLVLCKVSHYRKAYVNLKLLSLNTVVLTGGITKVLSQEEIEDIISFFYKKILNSNHNPSVVMDSNYDIWTIGLTQN; encoded by the coding sequence ATGAGCCAATTAACTAACAAACTACTAATAGATGTAGGAAGTACTTATTTTAAAGTTAGTTCATCAAAAGGTGTTGAACAACATTTTAGAGACTTCAATAAAGATATATACGATGACTTAACATATAAGTGTGGAGATACAATTAAAACATACGAAAAAGAGAATGTTTATATTTGTTCCTCTGCAAATGGAGGACTTAGTACTCTTATTATTGGTGTTACAAATTCTTTTTCACTTAAATATGCTACAAATATAGCATTTAACTCTGGCATTAATATCATTGATACTATTTTATACCAAGATATTGAAAGCTCTTCTATTCCTAGTGATTTGATTGATGTTGTTATTGTTGTAGGGGGAATTGATTCTGTTTGTGATATTTTTGGAAAAGAATTATTTGATTATTTAGAAAAAATAAAATACTCAAACATTGTTTATGTAGGAAGTTCAAAAGATAGAGACATGCTTCAAAAAAACATACAAGACTTAGTTGTATTAGCAAATATTATTGATGATAAGCTTCATATTGTAGAAGAAAACTTAAAAGAGTATTTAACTAATCTTTATCAAGCTGATATTATGGGAAAAGAAGACATCAAACATCTTTATGAAATAACATCAAATCAAATATACTCTACACCTTATATAGTAAATAAAACTTTGCCATTTATTAATAGTAAGTTTTCAGTTGTAAATCCATATATCCTAATAGATATAGGAGGAGCAACTACTGATATTCACTATTCAAAAGATTTAGTGGATGAAAATATTGTTACAACAAATGAGTATGATAGATTAGTATTTAAAAAACTAGGTGTTTTTAAATCAAAAGAGTCTTTAATCTTTAGTGCAAAAAACAATGAGTTTGTATATGAGTTATTATCTCACTTAAAAGTTACAGAAAATATCTTTGAAGAACAAAGTGAAAAAGCTTTAAGAATATTAATGCAACTTGCGATATTCTTAGTTTTATGTAAAGTATCACACTATAGAAAAGCTTATGTAAATTTAAAGCTATTATCACTTAATACAGTAGTTTTAACAGGTGGTATTACAAAGGTTTTATCACAAGAAGAAATTGAAGATATCATCTCATTTTTTTATAAAAAAATTCTAAATTCAAACCATAACCCAAGTGTTGTAATGGATTCAAATTACGATATCTGGACTATTGGTTTAACTCAAAATTAA
- a CDS encoding methylaspartate mutase, which yields MSLLQEEREIILSNEYVEHFDFAEVEEFVKNASKDLFISHNFRTKNKMLVQPRGGFPTYNKMYALYEFFVNANVDVLPCTIDSNTRLNDYATSKKMLRLSEESEVDMLNGYPLVNHGYRTTRKMITHFNKPVSLRHGTPDARLLIETAIASGIFEIEGGPITYLLPYSKNFPLDKAFLYWKYVERVCAKYSTLNEPINRESFGPLTATLVPPCITIVIQLIEMLLSLEEGVKSFSVSFSQSGSVNQDIVTGAVIRKLAKHYANEIGCGDAEVHLVYHQWMGAFPMDQNFASQLISMSTAIAAMVGADKIITKTKQEASGIPTKEANAETVANTQYLLRILNGLPNVIDAEEEENLTLEVKAIMEAIFNDSADTLWRKAFNSIKNGIIDVPFSPHIINHNEMITIRDANKNIRIMQRGNVPIPDKCFEYEKSKCDLKKDTTSIVNDIIHDIGIMQ from the coding sequence ATGAGTTTATTGCAAGAAGAACGAGAGATAATTTTAAGTAATGAATATGTAGAGCATTTTGACTTTGCTGAGGTTGAAGAGTTTGTAAAAAATGCTTCAAAAGACCTATTTATTTCACATAATTTTAGAACAAAAAACAAAATGCTAGTACAACCACGTGGTGGTTTTCCTACATATAACAAAATGTATGCACTTTATGAATTCTTCGTAAATGCAAATGTAGATGTCTTGCCTTGCACTATTGATTCAAATACTAGATTAAATGACTATGCAACATCTAAAAAGATGCTAAGACTTTCAGAAGAGAGTGAAGTTGATATGCTAAATGGTTATCCATTAGTTAATCATGGATATAGAACTACTAGAAAGATGATTACTCACTTTAACAAGCCAGTTAGTTTAAGACATGGAACTCCAGATGCAAGACTATTAATTGAAACAGCCATTGCTTCAGGTATTTTTGAAATAGAGGGTGGTCCTATTACTTACCTTTTACCCTACTCTAAAAACTTTCCATTAGATAAAGCATTTTTATATTGGAAGTATGTTGAGCGAGTTTGTGCAAAATATTCAACACTAAATGAACCAATAAACAGAGAATCATTTGGACCACTTACAGCAACACTTGTTCCTCCTTGTATTACTATTGTTATTCAATTAATTGAGATGCTTTTATCACTTGAAGAAGGAGTTAAATCATTTTCTGTATCTTTTTCACAAAGTGGAAGTGTAAACCAAGATATTGTAACTGGAGCTGTTATAAGAAAACTTGCAAAACATTATGCCAATGAAATTGGCTGTGGAGATGCTGAGGTTCATTTAGTATATCACCAATGGATGGGTGCTTTTCCTATGGATCAAAACTTTGCATCTCAACTTATCTCTATGTCAACAGCAATTGCTGCTATGGTTGGAGCTGATAAAATTATTACAAAAACAAAACAAGAGGCTTCTGGAATTCCTACAAAAGAAGCAAATGCTGAAACAGTTGCGAATACTCAATATCTTCTTAGAATTTTAAATGGTCTTCCAAATGTAATAGATGCAGAAGAGGAAGAGAATTTAACCCTAGAAGTGAAAGCTATTATGGAAGCTATATTTAATGACAGCGCTGATACTTTATGGAGAAAAGCCTTCAATAGTATCAAAAATGGAATAATAGATGTGCCTTTCTCTCCTCATATTATAAATCATAATGAGATGATTACAATAAGAGATGCAAATAAAAATATAAGAATAATGCAAAGAGGAAATGTTCCAATTCCTGATAAGTGTTTTGAATATGAAAAATCAAAATGTGATCTTAAAAAAGATACTACATCTATAGTAAATGATATTATCCATGATATAGGAATTATGCAATGA
- the glmS gene encoding methylaspartate mutase subunit S: MKVVTGVVGNDIHVVANRLIDLSLQARGFEVFNLGVNTYLEEFFDAVIETNADVLLISSLNGEAEGWCREVKILKSKYKNLDNVVFMIGGNLVVGTGDASIIVPKFKNYGFDLVFHQVDLNTGLDELEKYLKTRES, translated from the coding sequence ATGAAAGTAGTAACAGGTGTTGTAGGAAACGATATACACGTTGTAGCAAATAGATTAATTGATCTCTCATTACAAGCAAGGGGATTTGAAGTATTTAACCTTGGAGTTAATACTTACTTAGAAGAATTCTTTGATGCTGTAATAGAAACCAATGCAGATGTACTTTTAATCTCTTCTTTAAACGGTGAAGCAGAAGGTTGGTGTAGAGAAGTAAAGATACTAAAATCAAAATATAAAAATTTAGATAATGTGGTTTTTATGATTGGTGGAAACTTAGTGGTGGGAACAGGTGATGCTTCAATTATCGTGCCAAAATTCAAAAACTACGGGTTTGATTTGGTATTTCATCAAGTAGATTTAAATACAGGGTTAGATGAATTAGAAAAATATTTAAAGACGAGAGAATCATGA
- a CDS encoding alpha/beta fold hydrolase, translating into MKIKIYLIPGFMNDEKLWSRLIPLFDDTYEFIHLEIPLRNSFDEIVEVLNDKIKDEKINLLGFSLGGYISCYFGLKYPDRVNKILAVACTPANLDEVECQRRKAAIEFTKKFGFKGLSRKKVLSLVEPKNQCDEELINLILQMYIDVGEEAFYSQFMATIIRKDLSEKLINSNLKLAFLYANEDRLVSSKFMEEFSLKAKNIEFTQIKAQTHMLPLERTKEVKEKIMQWF; encoded by the coding sequence ATGAAAATAAAAATATATTTAATACCAGGCTTTATGAATGATGAAAAATTATGGAGTAGGTTAATTCCTCTTTTTGATGATACTTATGAGTTTATTCATCTTGAGATTCCATTAAGAAATAGTTTTGATGAAATAGTTGAAGTGCTAAATGATAAAATAAAAGATGAAAAAATAAATCTTTTAGGATTTTCCCTTGGTGGTTATATATCATGTTATTTTGGATTAAAATATCCAGATAGGGTAAATAAAATTTTAGCTGTTGCCTGTACTCCTGCAAATTTGGATGAAGTAGAGTGTCAAAGAAGAAAAGCTGCTATTGAGTTTACAAAGAAATTTGGATTTAAAGGACTTAGTAGAAAAAAGGTTTTAAGTTTAGTGGAACCAAAAAATCAATGTGATGAAGAACTAATAAATTTAATACTTCAAATGTATATAGATGTGGGAGAAGAAGCTTTTTATTCTCAATTTATGGCAACAATCATAAGAAAAGATTTAAGTGAAAAATTAATAAATAGCAATCTAAAATTAGCTTTTTTATATGCTAATGAAGATAGGCTTGTTAGTTCGAAATTTATGGAAGAGTTTTCTTTAAAAGCTAAAAATATTGAGTTTACACAAATAAAAGCTCAAACGCATATGTTGCCACTTGAAAGAACAAAAGAAGTAAAAGAAAAAATTATGCAGTGGTTTTAA
- a CDS encoding RraA family protein has translation MDFFTADLCDAHPDKVYVLDNEFKNYGGKQKAYGEVVTIKLDRNNNDLKNLLKDLDGTGKIVVVDVEDEYFAVVGDNLAKFAVDNNYEGLIVNGYVRDTFFTKDMDLILFARGTCSRKYAPITEGKVGIDISFCGINFSQGDIVYADYDGIILTKEKIL, from the coding sequence ATGGATTTTTTTACAGCAGATTTATGTGATGCACACCCAGACAAAGTATATGTATTAGATAATGAGTTTAAAAACTATGGAGGAAAGCAAAAAGCTTATGGAGAAGTAGTTACTATAAAACTTGATAGAAATAATAATGACTTGAAAAATTTATTAAAAGATCTAGATGGTACAGGTAAAATTGTTGTAGTAGATGTTGAAGATGAGTATTTTGCAGTAGTAGGAGACAACCTTGCAAAATTTGCAGTTGATAATAACTATGAGGGATTAATTGTAAATGGTTATGTTAGAGATACTTTTTTTACAAAAGATATGGATCTTATTTTATTTGCAAGGGGAACTTGTAGTAGAAAATATGCTCCTATTACAGAAGGTAAAGTAGGTATTGACATCTCATTTTGTGGAATTAACTTTTCTCAAGGCGATATTGTTTATGCAGATTATGATGGTATAATATTAACAAAAGAGAAGATTTTATAA
- a CDS encoding gamma-glutamylcyclotransferase — MYIFGYGSLLSINSAQKTFKRELKQDDFIPVTLQGYEKIWNSIEYIVFENEKETKKGIFLNLKKDFKSKTNGILLKISPEEFDFLKLREKSYSCISLNPDDIIGFKTKENIYTFITTNKEKIANQGDKNCFIPRKYISLLEEGAKAYEEKFSKEFIESYQNFLFDIKDGVYKFSDPIQNKFAKDGLKSES; from the coding sequence ATGTATATTTTTGGATATGGTTCACTTTTAAGTATAAATAGTGCTCAAAAAACTTTTAAAAGAGAATTAAAACAAGATGACTTTATCCCTGTTACATTGCAGGGATATGAGAAAATCTGGAATTCAATAGAATACATAGTTTTTGAGAATGAAAAAGAAACAAAAAAGGGAATTTTTTTAAATCTAAAAAAAGATTTTAAGTCCAAAACAAATGGAATACTTTTAAAAATCTCACCTGAAGAATTTGATTTTTTAAAACTAAGAGAAAAAAGTTATTCCTGCATTAGTCTTAATCCAGATGATATTATTGGATTCAAAACAAAAGAAAATATTTATACTTTTATTACTACAAATAAAGAAAAAATAGCCAATCAAGGTGACAAAAATTGCTTTATCCCCAGAAAATACATATCTTTATTAGAAGAGGGTGCAAAGGCATATGAAGAAAAATTCTCCAAAGAATTTATTGAGTCTTACCAAAATTTTTTATTTGATATTAAAGATGGAGTCTATAAGTTTTCTGACCCAATTCAAAATAAATTTGCAAAAGATGGATTAAAGAGTGAAAGCTAA
- a CDS encoding lipopolysaccharide assembly protein LapB codes for MKANCNIVSGELYTNKREKESSKIVKKDSNLIEIVYTDIDTLETFECDLNELCGNSSFLYIFKKQISTYFLSIISVVVILFALISSSLYEDIMKKIIFESPFDWSLNDTVSMFFVLLFFLGLVLMPSILDGEGSEFKQILKSWVNKDVRILKRLKTSINSLDKKNKVNIYNIDLLDDNHWMWRLIVPILLNHFLEVNFYVRSDLKKKIEKRLKSFSCLNINLIAKKQNDICFKNYELFFSQKEDILFTLLQLSSTNIFNNKEKLEYVSLELFEYCGRNFYDTKNEKNQLISGFQNFVNRCFCDFNLLGQHKSNQIFFQKNVKLKDLEDEKRRLSFYLRNHIEECLSYFDNPISLLVLYHYVKDIVLDEKRKIAILESLIESIGKKQQYDLINNYWFDISGEMFDSSDLNSFITSKSSIYRKLSINTLNLLISLFERNGKFEQALLIARYLFEINPNKYSIDISSLYERLGEYDNAYNALSFKVTNEAKPNDVEIRFYQRKSWIIVSQRKENKKDEGLFALNSLKKLLFSHQKFNEPSWLWHYYNIKANYDEWNEDYDLAIKNYMKCLSVPALGAFEYGATFINMSIAYRFKFIEDKRTYLSSIDKAIELGDIGIKLKESVGDRDEMPIVLHNQALNILYKLSIEDNINLAKKVIELASKAFDILIDNKSKKRLGMVLIELIIAKNIVKIESNIETELLKDHWQNMDEYEQKQAINIFNIYYEKRVVSYLNWLEI; via the coding sequence GTGAAAGCTAATTGTAATATAGTTAGTGGTGAACTTTATACAAATAAAAGAGAAAAAGAAAGTTCAAAAATAGTAAAAAAGGATTCAAACCTTATTGAAATCGTATACACTGATATAGACACTTTAGAAACTTTTGAGTGTGATTTAAATGAATTATGTGGAAATTCATCTTTTTTATATATATTTAAAAAACAAATCTCTACATATTTTCTTAGTATTATTTCAGTTGTTGTTATTTTATTTGCATTAATTTCATCTTCTTTATATGAAGACATTATGAAAAAGATAATATTTGAGTCTCCTTTCGATTGGAGTCTTAATGATACAGTTTCTATGTTTTTTGTTCTTTTATTTTTTTTAGGTTTAGTACTTATGCCTTCTATTTTAGATGGGGAAGGTTCTGAATTTAAACAGATACTTAAATCATGGGTAAATAAAGATGTTCGAATATTAAAAAGACTAAAAACCTCTATTAATTCATTAGATAAAAAAAACAAAGTTAATATATACAATATTGATTTATTGGATGACAATCATTGGATGTGGAGATTAATAGTACCAATACTATTAAATCATTTTTTAGAAGTGAATTTTTATGTTAGAAGTGATTTAAAGAAAAAAATTGAAAAGAGGTTAAAAAGCTTTTCATGTTTGAATATAAACTTAATAGCAAAAAAACAAAATGATATATGTTTTAAAAATTATGAATTATTTTTCTCTCAAAAAGAGGATATATTATTTACTTTATTGCAATTAAGTTCTACTAATATATTTAATAATAAAGAAAAATTAGAGTATGTCTCTTTAGAACTATTTGAATATTGTGGAAGAAATTTTTATGATACAAAAAATGAGAAAAATCAATTGATTTCTGGTTTTCAGAATTTTGTAAATAGATGTTTCTGTGATTTTAATCTTTTAGGACAACATAAATCAAATCAAATATTTTTTCAAAAAAATGTTAAATTAAAAGATTTAGAAGATGAGAAAAGAAGATTGTCTTTTTATTTAAGAAATCATATAGAAGAGTGTTTATCATATTTTGATAATCCAATTTCATTATTAGTTCTTTATCATTATGTAAAAGATATAGTCCTAGATGAAAAAAGAAAAATAGCTATTTTAGAAAGCCTTATAGAATCTATTGGAAAAAAACAACAATATGATCTTATAAATAACTATTGGTTTGATATATCAGGTGAAATGTTTGACTCATCTGATTTAAACAGTTTTATTACAAGTAAAAGTTCTATATATAGAAAATTATCAATAAATACTTTAAATTTATTAATTTCACTTTTTGAACGAAATGGAAAATTTGAACAAGCATTGTTAATTGCTAGATATCTTTTTGAAATAAACCCTAATAAATATTCAATTGATATTTCATCTTTATATGAAAGACTTGGTGAGTATGATAATGCATATAATGCTTTATCTTTTAAAGTTACAAATGAAGCAAAACCAAATGATGTTGAAATTAGATTTTACCAAAGAAAATCGTGGATAATTGTTAGTCAAAGAAAAGAGAATAAAAAAGATGAAGGGTTATTTGCTTTAAATAGTCTAAAAAAATTATTATTTTCACATCAAAAATTTAATGAACCTTCTTGGTTATGGCATTATTATAATATAAAAGCTAATTACGATGAATGGAATGAAGATTATGATTTAGCAATAAAAAACTATATGAAATGTTTAAGTGTTCCTGCCCTTGGAGCTTTTGAATATGGAGCAACATTTATAAATATGTCAATTGCATATAGATTTAAATTCATAGAAGATAAGAGAACTTATTTAAGTTCAATAGATAAAGCAATTGAGTTGGGAGATATAGGTATAAAACTTAAGGAATCAGTAGGGGATAGAGATGAAATGCCTATTGTTTTACATAATCAAGCATTGAATATTTTATATAAACTATCAATTGAAGATAATATAAATTTGGCAAAAAAAGTGATTGAGCTAGCAAGCAAAGCTTTTGATATATTGATTGATAATAAATCTAAAAAACGTTTAGGTATGGTTTTAATTGAATTAATAATTGCTAAAAATATTGTAAAAATTGAATCTAATATTGAAACAGAATTATTAAAAGATCATTGGCAAAATATGGATGAATATGAGCAAAAACAAGCGATAAATATATTTAATATATATTATGAAAAGAGAGTTGTAAGCTATTTAAATTGGCTTGAAATTTAA
- a CDS encoding ADP-ribosylglycohydrolase family protein, with protein sequence MNIKERAQGAIIGAFIGDAIALGPHWYYDLEEQYKDYGQWITTYTNPKKGRYHEHEEKGNQSQSGYILKLMIKSLIENKAYNQEDFCKKLDEDLFTKIDGIPTHGPGGYTSQSIREVYRQRVEQNLPWDKVGSRADTTEAIERTLAIAVAYSLKPKELAKNISHNTFLTQVDDIVGSMTVAYGAVLAQLIQGEKLDEQISNKLMKLVKNGELPFHAVTSDNLKPPKDGAKDPSNIGLFASPDALLSPSFIAQAANDKEIKIEPAWKVSLVYGMPCAIYHILPASYYLAARFHNDFESAILHALNAGGQNQARSILTGALVGAQVGLKNIPQRFIDGLNEKDEILDLAKKLSDIIDG encoded by the coding sequence ATGAATATTAAAGAAAGAGCACAAGGTGCAATTATTGGTGCATTTATAGGTGATGCCATTGCTTTAGGCCCACATTGGTATTATGATTTAGAAGAACAATATAAAGATTACGGGCAGTGGATAACAACATATACAAATCCTAAAAAGGGAAGATACCATGAACATGAAGAAAAAGGTAATCAATCCCAATCAGGATATATCCTAAAACTTATGATTAAATCCCTTATAGAAAATAAAGCTTACAATCAAGAAGATTTTTGCAAAAAACTAGATGAAGATTTATTTACAAAAATTGATGGAATTCCAACACATGGACCAGGAGGTTATACTTCACAATCTATTAGAGAAGTATATAGACAAAGAGTTGAGCAAAACTTACCATGGGACAAAGTTGGAAGTAGAGCAGATACAACAGAAGCAATTGAGCGAACACTTGCAATTGCAGTAGCCTATTCATTAAAGCCTAAAGAGTTAGCAAAAAATATTTCCCATAATACATTTTTGACGCAAGTGGATGATATCGTGGGTTCAATGACTGTAGCATATGGTGCAGTTTTAGCCCAACTAATTCAAGGTGAAAAACTAGATGAGCAAATATCAAATAAATTAATGAAATTAGTTAAAAATGGTGAGCTTCCTTTTCATGCAGTTACTTCAGATAATTTAAAACCTCCAAAAGATGGAGCAAAAGATCCTTCAAATATTGGATTATTTGCATCTCCAGATGCACTATTATCTCCTTCATTTATTGCCCAAGCTGCAAATGATAAAGAAATAAAAATAGAACCAGCTTGGAAAGTATCACTTGTATATGGAATGCCATGTGCAATTTATCATATATTACCAGCGAGTTATTATTTAGCTGCAAGATTTCATAATGATTTTGAAAGTGCAATTTTACATGCTTTAAATGCTGGAGGACAAAATCAAGCAAGGTCAATATTAACAGGTGCTTTAGTTGGTGCTCAAGTGGGATTAAAAAATATTCCACAAAGATTTATTGATGGATTGAATGAAAAAGATGAAATTTTAGATTTGGCTAAAAAACTTTCAGATATTATAGACGGGTAA